The following proteins are co-located in the uncultured Methanobrevibacter sp. genome:
- a CDS encoding MFS transporter: MNETVKGHSWLPLIVVALASFIIALDATFMNVSISQVVVDLNTDVSTIQMTMSFYTLITAAFMLLSAKLQDIVGKKKLFLIGTALYGIGTFTAAVSFNATILFIGWAAIEGVAGALMMPATISIVSGTYHGEKRTVALAIVGVMGAVAAAIGPLFGGVMTTFLSWRYGFACELIVVFVILIFRNKIPDFAPTESRSDLDITGAIISFIGLILLVLGILSLSKDFNSSLGMIVVAIIVLAAFAYFEIKRKNSGKVPLLDMDLFKDRNLRVGTLVLLMSFLAMGGALFAISLFLQSVLQLNAFDTGLTTLPMTVGLLIFAIIAPSLTGKFSHKAVMAIGCIMAIIGCLMLSYQFRLDTTIFTLMPGLFVLGAGLGFVMSLCTDISISNIPAESQNNASGINSTGQSLGESMGTAIIGIILILGVMGGISTAVDVYAPDHSGDEQFQQDVLDYFQKVGTIDDLKGNSTVVDIVNIIVQNTMAFVMQVTAILMGFVFILILRLQKPKKQ; the protein is encoded by the coding sequence ATGAATGAAACAGTTAAAGGACACTCATGGCTTCCGCTAATTGTGGTTGCTTTAGCTTCCTTTATTATAGCTTTGGACGCTACATTCATGAATGTGAGTATTTCACAGGTTGTTGTGGATTTAAATACTGATGTGAGTACCATTCAAATGACCATGTCATTTTATACTCTCATCACTGCAGCATTCATGCTTTTGAGTGCAAAGCTTCAGGACATCGTCGGTAAAAAGAAACTCTTTTTAATCGGTACTGCACTTTACGGTATTGGTACATTCACCGCAGCAGTAAGTTTTAATGCCACAATATTATTTATCGGATGGGCTGCTATAGAAGGTGTTGCAGGAGCATTAATGATGCCTGCTACCATTTCCATTGTAAGCGGAACCTATCATGGTGAAAAACGTACAGTAGCATTGGCAATTGTTGGGGTAATGGGTGCAGTAGCAGCTGCTATCGGTCCGCTCTTCGGAGGGGTCATGACAACATTTTTAAGTTGGAGATACGGATTTGCTTGTGAATTAATAGTTGTTTTCGTTATTTTAATATTTAGAAATAAAATACCTGATTTCGCACCTACTGAATCCAGAAGTGATTTGGATATTACTGGTGCTATAATTTCATTTATAGGTCTTATATTGTTAGTTCTAGGTATTTTATCACTGTCTAAAGATTTCAATTCAAGTTTGGGTATGATTGTAGTAGCTATAATTGTTTTAGCAGCATTTGCATACTTCGAAATCAAAAGAAAAAACAGTGGCAAAGTGCCGTTACTTGATATGGACTTATTCAAAGACAGAAATTTACGTGTAGGAACTTTAGTTTTATTAATGAGTTTTCTTGCAATGGGTGGGGCATTGTTCGCAATTTCTCTGTTCTTGCAAAGTGTATTGCAGTTAAATGCATTTGACACAGGTTTGACTACACTTCCGATGACTGTCGGTCTGCTTATTTTTGCAATAATAGCACCAAGTCTAACCGGAAAATTTAGTCATAAGGCAGTCATGGCAATAGGATGTATAATGGCAATCATCGGATGTTTGATGTTAAGCTATCAATTCAGACTTGACACAACAATATTTACTTTAATGCCTGGACTCTTTGTACTGGGTGCCGGACTTGGGTTTGTCATGTCTTTATGTACTGATATTTCAATATCCAATATTCCTGCTGAAAGTCAAAACAATGCATCAGGTATTAATTCAACCGGTCAGTCATTAGGTGAATCAATGGGTACAGCAATTATCGGAATAATTCTAATTCTTGGAGTTATGGGAGGTATCAGCACTGCAGTAGATGTCTACGCACCTGATCATTCAGGAGATGAACAATTCCAGCAAGACGTCTTGGATTACTTCCAAAAAGTCGGTACTATTGATGATCTTAAAGGCAACAGTACTGTTGTAGATATTGTAAACATCATCGTTCAGAATACTATGGCATTTGTAATGCAGGTAACTGCTATTCTGATGGGTTTTGTTTTCATTCTGATACTGCGGCTGCAGAAGCCAAAAAAACAATGA
- a CDS encoding DUF308 domain-containing protein, protein MNMNQIFGILSIILGLIFIVCPVLSTALASTILGISFLLLGIFSIITGIFGGTGMGALLVLSGILAVIFGFIFTTNIFAIPVIMSLQFYIIGFLMILMGIAGLFSGEQISKALSIIMIILAVVMIALGALTINNPIIAPILIGISLIVEGANLVIIKI, encoded by the coding sequence ATGAACATGAATCAAATTTTTGGTATCCTGTCAATAATATTGGGATTAATATTTATTGTGTGTCCTGTTTTAAGTACTGCTCTTGCTTCAACCATATTGGGAATAAGTTTCCTGTTATTAGGTATTTTTTCAATAATTACAGGAATTTTTGGCGGAACTGGAATGGGAGCTCTCCTTGTTCTATCAGGAATATTGGCTGTAATATTCGGATTCATATTCACAACCAATATATTTGCAATACCAGTAATCATGTCTCTACAATTCTATATCATAGGATTTTTAATGATTTTAATGGGTATAGCAGGTCTATTTTCAGGAGAACAAATTTCAAAAGCCCTTTCAATTATAATGATAATTCTGGCAGTTGTCATGATTGCTCTTGGTGCTTTAACAATTAACAACCCGATTATTGCTCCAATATTAATCGGAATATCC